The DNA window AACTTATCCTTTCAGGTCGATCCGAATCTTGCCATCTATCATTACTTGAACACGAAATACATCAAGGCCAGCCATTTTTAAAATCGAAAGTTCCGCTATTAATCGATCTTTACGTGATGACGTTTGTTTTCAGTGAAGTTGATAAACATGACGATGTTGGTAACACGTTGAGATTGCTGAGTACGAAACTTCAACATATCGGTTAGTATGATGTGTTCAAAACGAATAGATTAAGTAGCAATTATTCAAGCGACGAAGATAAGTATGGAATCCGCAGTTTGTAACGGTGTTTATTGCAGCAATATTGTCAACGTGGATTTTGGCTTTCCAATTTTTAGAACGTAACCACTCTATCCCTTTGCTATACATTTGCAACGCGCTTAACGCTTCTTGCATATAGTGATAACCACGATAGTTCTCATCTAGCTCAAATGAAACTAAGAAAGCATCAAATCTCGAAGCGAATTGAATGCCTATAGAGCCTATTAATTGTTCATTATCTTTAATAATCGCTAAACGAACGCCTTTTTTCTGTAGGTACTGTTCGATATCCCACTGTATCCAAGCTCTAAGTTCTGTGCTCGTTATCCCCTTCTCATAATCGTTAAATCGTTGCGTCGAATGTTGAGAGAGTATCTTATGTAGATATGTAACATCTTTGTACTTGATGGGT is part of the Pseudoalteromonas xiamenensis genome and encodes:
- a CDS encoding GNAT family N-acetyltransferase — translated: MEIITEHLTLRPIKYKDVTYLHKILSQHSTQRFNDYEKGITSTELRAWIQWDIEQYLQKKGVRLAIIKDNEQLIGSIGIQFASRFDAFLVSFELDENYRGYHYMQEALSALQMYSKGIEWLRSKNWKAKIHVDNIAAINTVTNCGFHTYLRRLNNCYLIYSF